In Pengzhenrongella sicca, a single genomic region encodes these proteins:
- a CDS encoding stealth family protein — MIEDLLFIRGALDAGGIAYLLVRGNDRRPVIAVDWRRRRELREVLVAACRDEPFYSMTVDAKKKTALLVSDGALAVGGKARIFRLYRPRVEPVGGLTYGSSGGVQLELWSWEDDNLILPIENSLTRRTLPVVEAVRGTVNRYGLEWPTIENMFADHATDIDFDIDLVFSWVDGNSPAYRAARALQAQGVVVGEGDDSDARFLQIDELKYALRSVYMFAPWVRHIFIATDSDRPAWLAEHPSVTLVRGEDHFLDPSVLPTHNSQAVESQLQHIEGLSEHFLYSNDDMFLGRPVGPDMFFSPGGVTKFIEASTRIGLGDNHLDRSGFENAARVNRTLLYERFGRITTRHLEHCATPLRRSVLLEMEREFAAEYAATAASRFRAKDNISVTNSLYHYYALLTGRAVTQENAKVKYVDTTLVSGLASLDQLLKKRSHDFFCLNDSSFPEVSPDERNLRVTQFLERYFPVAAPWEK, encoded by the coding sequence ATGATCGAGGACCTGCTGTTCATCCGCGGCGCGCTCGACGCCGGCGGCATCGCATACCTCCTCGTGCGCGGCAACGACCGGCGCCCGGTGATCGCGGTCGACTGGCGCCGCCGGCGCGAGCTGCGCGAGGTCCTCGTCGCGGCGTGCCGGGACGAGCCGTTCTACTCGATGACGGTCGACGCGAAGAAGAAGACCGCGCTCCTGGTGTCCGACGGCGCGCTCGCGGTCGGCGGCAAGGCGCGGATCTTCCGGCTGTACCGGCCCCGGGTCGAGCCCGTGGGCGGCCTCACCTACGGGTCCTCGGGCGGCGTGCAGCTCGAGCTGTGGTCGTGGGAGGACGACAACCTCATCCTGCCGATCGAGAACTCGCTCACCCGGCGCACCCTGCCGGTGGTCGAGGCCGTGCGCGGCACCGTGAACCGGTACGGACTCGAGTGGCCCACGATCGAGAACATGTTCGCCGACCACGCGACCGACATCGACTTCGACATCGACCTGGTCTTCTCGTGGGTGGACGGCAACAGCCCGGCATACCGCGCGGCGCGCGCGCTGCAGGCCCAGGGCGTCGTCGTGGGCGAGGGGGACGACTCCGACGCCCGCTTCCTGCAGATCGACGAGCTCAAGTACGCCCTGCGGTCGGTGTACATGTTCGCGCCGTGGGTGCGGCACATCTTCATCGCAACCGACTCGGACCGCCCCGCGTGGCTCGCCGAGCACCCGTCGGTGACGCTCGTGCGCGGGGAGGACCACTTCCTCGACCCGTCCGTGCTGCCGACCCACAACTCGCAGGCCGTCGAGTCCCAGCTCCAGCACATCGAGGGCCTGTCCGAGCACTTCCTGTACTCGAACGACGACATGTTCCTCGGGCGCCCGGTCGGGCCCGACATGTTCTTCTCCCCGGGCGGCGTGACCAAGTTCATCGAGGCCAGCACCCGCATCGGCCTCGGCGACAACCACCTCGACCGCAGCGGCTTCGAGAACGCCGCGCGGGTCAACCGCACGCTCCTGTACGAACGGTTCGGCCGGATCACCACCCGGCACCTGGAGCACTGCGCGACGCCGCTGCGCCGCAGCGTGCTGCTCGAGATGGAGCGGGAGTTCGCGGCCGAGTACGCCGCCACGGCCGCCAGCCGGTTCCGGGCCAAGGACAACATCTCCGTCACCAACTCGCTCTACCACTACTACGCGCTGCTCACGGGAAGGGCCGTCACGCAGGAGAACGCGAAGGTCAAGTACGTCGACACGACGCTGGTCTCCGGGCTCGCGTCACTCGATCAGCTGCTGAAGAAGCGCTCGCACGACTTTTTCTGCCTCAACGACAGCAGCTTTCCCGAGGTGAGCCCGGACGAGCGCAACCTGCGGGTCACGCAGTTCCTCGAGCGGTACTTCCCCGTCGCCGCGCCGTGGGAAAAGTGA
- a CDS encoding sensor histidine kinase: MTSHGGPATTRTADLLSAILALAADLDLPSLLERFVQASTDLTGAQYGAINILDERGHSLTFVQSGLDNSTISRLARSPHAVGVLGQIPAHGVLRLEDLTQHPAFQGFPADHPPMGSFLGTAVRVREEVFGYLYLSEKVGGFDAGDEEVVRALGAAAAVAIQNAQLYGVAGRREHWLQAGQKITTMLLEGAEEEEALLQIASTAREISGADTSALVLPGMGGELVMEIVDGHSKEKLLGLTMPRDGRSWEAFTSGAGEVVPSLATSRRLQLEPMRQFGPAMYAPLRTSGHSVGVLVLLRRVGSAPFATSDLVLSRSFAAQAALAFVLAEARHAQDVAALLDERERIARDLHDLAIQQLFATGMQLETVRRRAARGVDPSELTSIIEEALDSVDSTVRQIRAIVHALRDPDAATSLVERLRRESSLARTGLGFAPSLVVTFAGRVVDSAQDEQGDVDRIDDAVPADLADDVVAVAREGLANAARHAHSSSVMVRVTVTGVGPTGMVEIEVEDDGAGLSVARDRNSGTQNLAARARQHGGTFSLGTPPSGRGTLLRWQAPLG, translated from the coding sequence ATGACGAGCCACGGGGGGCCGGCCACGACCCGCACCGCTGACCTGCTGAGCGCGATCCTCGCGCTCGCCGCCGACCTCGACCTGCCCAGCCTGCTCGAGCGGTTCGTGCAGGCGAGCACGGACCTCACGGGCGCCCAGTACGGCGCGATCAACATCCTCGACGAGCGCGGGCACTCCCTGACCTTCGTGCAGAGCGGCCTCGACAACTCAACGATCTCCCGCCTCGCCCGGTCCCCGCACGCCGTCGGCGTGCTCGGCCAGATCCCGGCGCACGGCGTCCTGCGGCTCGAGGACCTCACGCAGCACCCGGCCTTCCAGGGCTTCCCGGCCGACCACCCGCCGATGGGCTCGTTCCTGGGGACCGCGGTGCGGGTACGCGAGGAGGTCTTCGGCTACCTGTACCTGTCCGAGAAGGTCGGCGGCTTCGACGCCGGCGACGAGGAGGTGGTCCGGGCCCTCGGCGCGGCCGCGGCGGTCGCGATCCAGAACGCGCAGCTGTACGGCGTCGCCGGCCGGCGCGAGCACTGGCTCCAGGCGGGGCAGAAGATCACGACGATGCTGCTCGAGGGGGCGGAGGAGGAGGAGGCGCTGCTGCAGATCGCCTCGACCGCGCGCGAGATCTCGGGCGCCGACACCTCCGCGCTCGTGCTGCCCGGCATGGGCGGCGAGCTCGTGATGGAGATCGTCGACGGGCACTCGAAGGAGAAGCTGCTCGGGCTCACGATGCCGCGCGACGGCCGGTCCTGGGAGGCGTTCACGAGCGGCGCGGGCGAGGTCGTGCCGTCGCTCGCCACGTCGCGCCGGCTCCAGCTCGAGCCGATGCGCCAGTTCGGGCCCGCCATGTACGCGCCGCTGCGGACGTCGGGCCACAGCGTCGGCGTGCTCGTCCTGCTGCGCCGGGTCGGCTCGGCGCCGTTCGCGACGAGCGACCTCGTGCTCTCGCGGTCGTTCGCGGCGCAGGCCGCCCTCGCGTTCGTGCTCGCCGAGGCGAGGCACGCGCAGGACGTCGCCGCGCTGCTCGACGAGCGCGAGCGCATCGCGCGCGACCTGCACGACCTCGCGATCCAGCAGCTGTTCGCCACCGGCATGCAGCTCGAGACCGTCCGGCGGCGAGCGGCGCGCGGCGTCGACCCGTCGGAGCTCACCTCGATCATCGAGGAGGCGCTGGACAGCGTGGACTCGACGGTCCGCCAGATCAGGGCGATCGTGCACGCGCTGCGCGACCCGGACGCCGCGACGTCGCTCGTCGAGCGCCTGCGCCGCGAGTCCTCGCTCGCCCGGACCGGGCTCGGGTTCGCTCCCTCGCTCGTGGTGACGTTCGCGGGTCGCGTTGTCGACTCGGCCCAGGACGAGCAGGGCGACGTCGACCGGATCGACGACGCGGTGCCCGCGGACCTGGCCGACGACGTCGTCGCCGTCGCGCGCGAGGGCCTCGCCAACGCGGCGCGGCACGCCCACTCGTCCTCGGTCATGGTGCGGGTCACGGTCACGGGCGTCGGGCCGACCGGGATGGTCGAGATCGAGGTCGAGGACGACGGCGCCGGCCTGTCCGTGGCCCGGGACCGGAACTCGGGCACCCAGAACCTCGCCGCGCGCGCCCGGCAGCACGGTGGCACGTTCAGCCTCGGCACGCCGCCGTCGGGGCGGGGCACCCTGCTGCGCTGGCAGGCCCCGCTCGGCTGA
- a CDS encoding sensor histidine kinase, translated as MVPDGRTTPVASTDLLSAFMALSADLDLPRLLERFVAASTSLTGAQFGAINVLDEHGASVTFVQAGMPAPIVAALANPPHAIGVLGEIPSHGVLRLHDLMEHPAFRGLPAGHPPMHSFLGTAVRVGEEIFGYLYLSEKVGGFDAGDEAVVTALAAAAAIAIQNAQHYEAAMRREQWLRAGQQITTMLLEGADEEDALLQIASTAREIAHADTAALVLPGMGGELVMEIVDGRGREKLLGLTMARMGRSWDAFATGQGALVPSLATARDPQLAPLREFGPALYAPLLSSGHYMGVLVLLRTVGRAPFDASDLDRAQSFAAQAALAFVLAEARRTHDAAALLDERERIARDLHDLAIQQLFATGLQLETVRSRTADGSDPRLTRIVETALDNVDSSVRQIRVIVHALHNPDTATPLVERLQRECALARTGLGFDPALEVVYEGHPIGAGPGDIAAIARMDDVLGADLAGDVAAVAREGLANAARHAHSTTVWVRVSVAGSGRGGTVTIEVEDDGVGLSPERDRHSGTKNLATRAGRHGGTFTLGTPPSGRGTLVHWRAPLA; from the coding sequence ATGGTCCCCGACGGACGCACCACCCCGGTCGCGAGCACCGACCTGCTCAGCGCGTTCATGGCGCTCTCGGCCGACCTGGACCTGCCGCGGCTGCTCGAGCGATTCGTCGCCGCGAGCACGAGCCTGACGGGCGCGCAGTTCGGCGCGATCAACGTGCTCGACGAGCACGGCGCCTCCGTCACCTTCGTGCAGGCCGGCATGCCGGCGCCGATCGTCGCGGCGCTCGCGAACCCGCCGCACGCGATCGGGGTGCTCGGCGAGATCCCGTCGCACGGCGTCCTACGCCTGCACGACCTCATGGAGCACCCCGCGTTCCGCGGCCTCCCCGCGGGCCATCCCCCGATGCACTCGTTCCTCGGCACCGCGGTGCGCGTCGGCGAGGAGATCTTCGGGTACCTCTACCTGTCGGAGAAGGTCGGCGGCTTCGACGCCGGCGACGAGGCAGTCGTGACCGCGCTCGCGGCCGCGGCGGCGATCGCGATCCAGAACGCGCAGCACTACGAGGCGGCCATGCGGCGCGAGCAGTGGCTGCGGGCCGGGCAGCAGATCACGACGATGCTGCTCGAGGGGGCCGACGAGGAGGACGCGCTGCTGCAGATCGCGAGCACGGCGCGCGAGATCGCCCACGCCGACACCGCGGCGCTCGTGCTGCCCGGCATGGGCGGCGAGCTCGTGATGGAGATCGTCGACGGGCGGGGCCGGGAGAAGCTGCTCGGGCTCACCATGGCCCGGATGGGGCGCTCCTGGGACGCTTTCGCGACGGGGCAGGGGGCGCTCGTGCCGTCGCTCGCGACCGCCCGCGACCCGCAGCTCGCGCCGCTGCGGGAGTTCGGACCGGCCCTGTACGCCCCCCTGCTCTCGTCCGGGCACTACATGGGCGTGCTCGTGCTGCTGCGCACGGTCGGCCGGGCGCCGTTCGACGCCAGCGACCTGGACCGGGCGCAGTCGTTCGCGGCGCAGGCCGCGCTCGCGTTCGTGCTGGCCGAGGCGCGCCGCACCCACGACGCCGCCGCGCTGCTCGACGAGCGCGAGCGCATCGCGCGCGACCTGCACGACCTGGCGATCCAGCAGCTGTTCGCCACGGGACTGCAGCTCGAGACGGTGCGCAGCCGCACGGCCGACGGCTCCGACCCCCGGCTCACGCGCATCGTCGAGACGGCCCTGGACAACGTGGACTCCTCGGTCCGGCAGATTCGGGTCATCGTGCACGCGCTGCACAACCCGGACACCGCGACCCCGCTCGTGGAGCGGCTGCAGCGCGAGTGCGCCCTGGCCCGGACCGGCCTCGGGTTCGACCCGGCGCTCGAGGTGGTCTACGAGGGGCACCCGATCGGCGCAGGCCCCGGCGACATCGCGGCGATCGCCCGCATGGACGACGTGCTCGGCGCCGACCTCGCGGGCGACGTCGCCGCGGTGGCCCGCGAGGGGCTCGCGAACGCGGCGCGGCACGCCCACTCCACGACCGTCTGGGTCCGGGTGAGCGTGGCCGGGTCCGGGCGGGGCGGGACCGTGACGATCGAGGTCGAGGACGACGGCGTCGGCCTGTCCCCGGAGCGCGACCGGCACTCGGGCACCAAGAACCTCGCCACGCGCGCGGGCCGGCACGGCGGCACGTTCACCCTGGGCACGCCACCCTCGGGCCGCGGCACCCTGGTGCACTGGCGGGCCCCGCTGGCCTGA